TGCTATAATATTAAACTAATTTTGTTTTGACCACATGTCtttttctataaatacaaaTTGATTTACACCATTTATTAATTAGGCAACGTTATTAATTATCTCTTTTTTCATGTTCATGACAACCAACCAAATTTATACATCATTTGGATATAAATATCATGATCAAATCCATCACTAATAGGTACAATtaattttgatctttattaaaaaTGTCTTTAAATCATAATCATTTAGAAAGAGTTTTATTGATAGGATGCATCTTCATGATGATTGCTCCTATTAACTCAAAACGTGAAGTTTATAATGGATATTATTACATCCGGGAGCACAATAAGATTCGAGGAAAGGTGGGTGTTAGTCCAGTAACTTGGAACAATACCTTACAAAAATACGCAGCCGAGCGCGTCATATCGCTAAACACGCACTCGCTAAAGTACGTGCCCTTGGCTGGACCTTATGGCGAGAACTTCGCCAAAGGTGAGCCTCCCGTGATGCAGTGGGAAAATGAGCAGGCAAATTACGACTACATCACCAACAAGTGTAAGAAAAACACTGTGTGCAACAATTACACTCAGTTGGTGTGGAACAAATCCACTGACATTGGTTGTGAGAGAAGTGGTTTAGGTAATGATATGATTGCTATTTGTTACTATTATCCCTCAGGAAATAAACCAGGAGAACGGCCTTATGCTACACCCAAATATGGCTTATCcaataatttttaaatgttCTTATTGACCTCAGTGTTGCCATATGTATAACCTATaccaaaatttattattaactgTTGTTATTGCGCATTGTTAACAATTATGAATTGTGGTCGTTACTGTTTACGTTGATAGCTTGTAACTATCAGAAAACTATCGATGTAGGCAGTAATGACGACAATAAATAACTGTCAGTGTTGTTgtttagagtttaataaaatctccggaattgagaaattataactctaatgccaatttctagcaatgggacccacaaataatttaaattcataaataattataaaaaatatcaaaaattagtgctaattgcctttactaatctaaATTACTAATGcgatcattacaattatcctcccgttaaaaggatttcgtcctcgaaatctaacctgaatagctctggatgttgagtcctcatgtcagactctaactcccaggtggcttcctccaccttgctatttCCCCAGAGCACTTTGACCAAAGCGatggtcttgttccgaagaactttctCCGTTTTATCTAGGATCTGAATTGGTTGTTCTTCGTAGGATAAGTCTAactgtagttcaagggcttcataactcaagacatgagttgggtctgaaacatatttcctcaatattgaaatatgaaatacattatgAACAACCAACAGTgttggtggtaaggctagctgaTACGCTACATGCCCGActttctcgagtatctgaaatggcccaatgaacctagggcttaacttacccctcTTCCTGAAGCGTCTAATACCTTTCATTGGTAAAACCtgtaggaaaacatgttcccctacctGAAATgcgacatctctgcgcttcgggtcagcataacttttctgcctactttgggaagcaagcatccgagccttgatcttgtctatagcttcattggtcctctgaacTAATTCCAAACCTAAGTACTTTCTTTCTCcagtttggtcaagctcgaaggaaatcatcctttactttctatttgccagatagaagctattgattccatatttatgttagcgctcccactcaattgcactaccgtgttcccaaaatgtacgtatcaccctgacccaaaagtaggcttaactaacaaatcaaagaacacgaataacactcttgagattgaacctaatcatatcaggattaagatcatttgatctaggatcaactaggtgatattgacttgaatagatattacggtgagtttaataaatctatgtcaaagttcaatatcagtcccttccgatgcatactccatgcacccaacccaagctttactttaaccaatgctctggaaagaacatagcatttctccaaatgcaagtaaactctgttgtagattgtcatatcagtaaaaccccagtgttctgataaatctaggaatctttaatcacatagtcatgtttactttccactgtgttgacaacacaataaacatgattaagtatgtgaaaatggtttggatgaatttataaatcaaatagacaaacaattgataagatgaaccaaaacatacaaatgaataaaaaatacttctgtttctttattgatattgaataaaatggattacattgaaatgaaattttatttagggcataaaacccaacaaactcccacttgcactaatataaaactaatcagtacatatcaattaatcctaaattctaacggtgcttttcaaat
This region of Cannabis sativa cultivar Pink pepper isolate KNU-18-1 chromosome 7, ASM2916894v1, whole genome shotgun sequence genomic DNA includes:
- the LOC115696777 gene encoding pathogenesis-related protein 1-like, whose protein sequence is MIAPINSKREVYNGYYYIREHNKIRGKVGVSPVTWNNTLQKYAAERVISLNTHSLKYVPLAGPYGENFAKGEPPVMQWENEQANYDYITNKCKKNTVCNNYTQLVWNKSTDIGCERSGLGNDMIAICYYYPSGNKPGERPYATPKYGLSNNF